One segment of Synchiropus splendidus isolate RoL2022-P1 chromosome 4, RoL_Sspl_1.0, whole genome shotgun sequence DNA contains the following:
- the LOC128757939 gene encoding trafficking kinesin-binding protein 1-like isoform X2 yields the protein MTKTYNDIDAVTRLLEEKERDLELAAKIGQSLLKKNRVLSERNDYLEEQVGQIREEVAQLHHELNLKDELLQFYTNAAEECEDESTSSPTGRKSRLDLAAGAFVSDTLQKKLKELEEENLSLRSEASHLKSETETYEEKEQQLVNDCVKELRLSSLQISTIADELARKTDDASRQQEEITHLLSQIVDLQKKAKSYAVENEELSQHLIAAKDAQRQLTAELQELEEKYLECIEMLHEAQEELKNLRNRNVPAGTPRRYHPLGLFPMDSIAAEIEGTMRKELSLDDPECEEQKSHRKRVFETVKNVNQTVRQRSLTPTSSNIPGSNQSLSARTSPQSSGLSTPHSSMYGGELGGDGLALDNRTQSILIESTANQDSSEGRSKKQSGAEDLRLALRRLSLRRQNNLSERHFFEEERDRRGGGHRGMLGQESHITPSETIMSLGNLHLWASRGPYLPDKLQIVKPLEGSATLHHWQQLAQPHLGVILDPRPGVVSKGYRPLELELEQVYPWGGFEEDEPRGQYFQNLPISSAVGSPALPCASSSADPNITQPAAGLAPLSPPSPSPSPHLSNTDAFAAYYPGKSMAHTSSTYTFTTCRILHPTDEQTRVTPSVNPIPASSACVMTSSLLGTPAATPCTPHRLSLRPSESSTNLRDATRTTSTSLGLVRLLQERGISAAMYHQSPEHTQSSDGVLLSTSITPNTPRDHNSLRPSTPPNSPTGQGVVQTSEGFDFKSPSYDNFLASKPARSILKEVTRGMRGRQRGRDCESQTDVSVTVHNLNLLDKVKRLGVAGAPGSSRAVSPSPILGPLGGLRRSVSPFGPDGMRRNRSYPAMVGASMAMKAPGPPE from the exons ATGACCAAAACCTACAATGATATTGATGCTGTCACACGTCTtttggaggag aaagagagagacttGGAGCTGGCAGCAAAGATCGGTCAGTCGCTCTTGAAGAAGAATCGAGTACTGAGCGAGCGAAATGACTATCTGGAGGAACAAGTGGGACAGATCAGAGAAGAG GTGGCGCAGCTGCACCATGAATTGAACTTGAaggatgagctgctgcagttttACACCAATGCAGCTGAGGAGTGTGAAGATGAGTCCACCAGCTCTCCAAC GGGTCGGAAGAGCAGGCTGGACTTGGCAGCAGGAGCCTTTGTGAGCGACACACTGCAGAAGAaactgaaggagctggaggaggaaaaccTGTCGCTTCGCTCTGAG GCCAGTCATTTGAAGTCAGAGACGGAAACCTACGAGGAAAAGGAACAGCAGCTTGTCAATGACTGTGTGAAGGAACTCA GACTGTCCAGCCTCCAGATCTCCACAATCGCAGACGAGTTAGCTCGCAAGACCGATGACGCCTCCCGACAGCAAGAGGAGATCACACACCTGCTCTCTCAGATTGTTGACCTGCAGAAGAAAGCCAAATCT TACGCAGTGGAGAACGAGGAGCTGTCTCAGCACCTGATCGCAGCCAAGGACGCGCAAAGGCAGCTGACCGCTGAG CTTcaggagttggaggagaagtACCTAGAATGCATAGAAATGCTACATGAAGctcaggaggagctgaagaaccTGAGGAACCGAAACGTTCCTGCTGGGACTCCCCGGCGCTACCATCCCCTCGGACTTTTCCCCATG GATTCTATTGCAGCCGAGATTGAAGGCACAATGAGGAAGGAGCTGAGCCTGGACGACCCTGAGTGCGAGGAGCAAAA GAGCCATCGCAAGCGTGTTTTTGAGACGGTCAAGAACGTCAACCAGACGGTGCGCCAGCGCTCTCTGACTCCAACCAGTTCCAACATCCCAGGTTCTAATCAGTCGCTGTCAGCTCGTACTTCGCCACAGTCAAGCGGCCTCTCCACGCCGCACTCCAGCATGTACGGAGGGGAGTTGGGTGGAGACGGGCTTGCCCTTGACAACCGGACTCAAAGCATTCTGATCGAGTCCACGGCGAATCAGGACAG CTCAGAGGGGCGGAGCAAAAAGCAGAGCGGTGCAGAGGATCTTCGACTGGCTCTCCGTCGCCTGTCACTGCGCCGGCAGAACAACCTGAGCGAAAGGCATTTCTTTGAGGAGGAGCGTGATCGTCGGGGAGGAGGACACCGTGGCATGTTGGGTCAGGAGAGCCACATCACCCCGTCTGAGACCATCATGTCACTGGGAAACCTTCATCTGTGGGCCTCTAGGGGGCCCTACCTTCCTGACAAGCTCCAGATTGTCAAACCTCTTGAAG GTTCTGCCACTCTCCATCACTGGCAGCAGCTGGCTCAGCCTCATCTTGGCGTGATTCTTGACCCCAGACCTGGGGTTGTGTCCAAAGGATATCGACCTCTAGAACTGGAGCTGGAGCAG GTGTATCCGTGGGGAGGTTTTGAGGAGGATGAACCTCGAGGTCAGTACTTCCAAAATTTACCCATCTCCTCAGCCGTGGGTTCCCCTGCCCTCCCCTGCGCCTCCAGCAGTGCTGACCCCAACATCACTCAGCCAGCAGCAGGGTTGGCTCCACTGTCTCCACCCTCtccatctccttctcctcatctcAGTAACACAGATGCTTTCG CTGCCTACTATCCCGGCAAGAGCATGGCTCACACCAGCTCGACTTACACCTTCACCACCTGCAGGATCCTCCACCCTACCGACGAGCAGACGAGGGTCACTCCCAG TGTCAATCCCATCCCGGCGTCGTCCGCTTGTGTGATGACCAGCAGTCTTTTGGGTACTCCTGCTGCCACACCTTGTACTCCACACAGACTCAGTCTGAGACCCTCAGAGTCCTCGACTAACCTCAG GGATGCAACTCGCACCACCAGCACCTCTCTTGGGCTTGTGCGCCTTCTGCAGGAGAGAGGCATCTCTGCAGCCATGTACCACCAGAGTCCAGAGCACACTCAGAGCAGTGACGGGGTCCTACTCAGCACTTCCATAACACCAAACACACCACGTGATCATAACTCTTTGCGTCCCTCGACCCCTCCTAACTCACCGACCGGTCAAGGTGTGGTGCAGACCTCAGAGGGCTTTGACTTCAAAAGTCCATCGTATGACAACTTCCTAGCGTCCAAGCCAGCACGCTCCATCCTGAAGGAAGTGACCCGAGGGATGCGTGGGAGACAGAGGGGAAGAGACTGTGAGAGCCAGACGGACGTCAGTGTCACCGTCCACAACCTTAACTTACTGGACAAAGTCAAGCGCCTGGGTGTGGCTGGAGCCCCAGGAAGTAGCCGAGCGGTGAGCCCCAGTCCCATCCTTGGCCCACTTGGGGGGCTGCGGCGCTCGGTGTCCCCCTTCGGACCGGATGGGATGAGGCGGAACAGGAGCTACCCAGCCATGGTGGGAGCTAGCATGGCCATGAAAGCACCCGGACCCCCAGAGTAG
- the LOC128757939 gene encoding trafficking kinesin-binding protein 1-like isoform X1, which yields MEVKSETLTLAKKESRVNNKRNKKDKKVLCADRVGQMTKTYNDIDAVTRLLEEKERDLELAAKIGQSLLKKNRVLSERNDYLEEQVGQIREEVAQLHHELNLKDELLQFYTNAAEECEDESTSSPTGRKSRLDLAAGAFVSDTLQKKLKELEEENLSLRSEASHLKSETETYEEKEQQLVNDCVKELRLSSLQISTIADELARKTDDASRQQEEITHLLSQIVDLQKKAKSYAVENEELSQHLIAAKDAQRQLTAELQELEEKYLECIEMLHEAQEELKNLRNRNVPAGTPRRYHPLGLFPMDSIAAEIEGTMRKELSLDDPECEEQKSHRKRVFETVKNVNQTVRQRSLTPTSSNIPGSNQSLSARTSPQSSGLSTPHSSMYGGELGGDGLALDNRTQSILIESTANQDSSEGRSKKQSGAEDLRLALRRLSLRRQNNLSERHFFEEERDRRGGGHRGMLGQESHITPSETIMSLGNLHLWASRGPYLPDKLQIVKPLEGSATLHHWQQLAQPHLGVILDPRPGVVSKGYRPLELELEQVYPWGGFEEDEPRGQYFQNLPISSAVGSPALPCASSSADPNITQPAAGLAPLSPPSPSPSPHLSNTDAFAAYYPGKSMAHTSSTYTFTTCRILHPTDEQTRVTPSVNPIPASSACVMTSSLLGTPAATPCTPHRLSLRPSESSTNLRDATRTTSTSLGLVRLLQERGISAAMYHQSPEHTQSSDGVLLSTSITPNTPRDHNSLRPSTPPNSPTGQGVVQTSEGFDFKSPSYDNFLASKPARSILKEVTRGMRGRQRGRDCESQTDVSVTVHNLNLLDKVKRLGVAGAPGSSRAVSPSPILGPLGGLRRSVSPFGPDGMRRNRSYPAMVGASMAMKAPGPPE from the exons ATGGAGGTCAAAAGTGAGACCCTGACGCTAGCAAAGAAAGAATCCCGTGTCAATAACAAGAGAAACAAGAAGGACAAGAAAG TGCTATGTGCAGACAGAGTGGGCCAGATGACCAAAACCTACAATGATATTGATGCTGTCACACGTCTtttggaggag aaagagagagacttGGAGCTGGCAGCAAAGATCGGTCAGTCGCTCTTGAAGAAGAATCGAGTACTGAGCGAGCGAAATGACTATCTGGAGGAACAAGTGGGACAGATCAGAGAAGAG GTGGCGCAGCTGCACCATGAATTGAACTTGAaggatgagctgctgcagttttACACCAATGCAGCTGAGGAGTGTGAAGATGAGTCCACCAGCTCTCCAAC GGGTCGGAAGAGCAGGCTGGACTTGGCAGCAGGAGCCTTTGTGAGCGACACACTGCAGAAGAaactgaaggagctggaggaggaaaaccTGTCGCTTCGCTCTGAG GCCAGTCATTTGAAGTCAGAGACGGAAACCTACGAGGAAAAGGAACAGCAGCTTGTCAATGACTGTGTGAAGGAACTCA GACTGTCCAGCCTCCAGATCTCCACAATCGCAGACGAGTTAGCTCGCAAGACCGATGACGCCTCCCGACAGCAAGAGGAGATCACACACCTGCTCTCTCAGATTGTTGACCTGCAGAAGAAAGCCAAATCT TACGCAGTGGAGAACGAGGAGCTGTCTCAGCACCTGATCGCAGCCAAGGACGCGCAAAGGCAGCTGACCGCTGAG CTTcaggagttggaggagaagtACCTAGAATGCATAGAAATGCTACATGAAGctcaggaggagctgaagaaccTGAGGAACCGAAACGTTCCTGCTGGGACTCCCCGGCGCTACCATCCCCTCGGACTTTTCCCCATG GATTCTATTGCAGCCGAGATTGAAGGCACAATGAGGAAGGAGCTGAGCCTGGACGACCCTGAGTGCGAGGAGCAAAA GAGCCATCGCAAGCGTGTTTTTGAGACGGTCAAGAACGTCAACCAGACGGTGCGCCAGCGCTCTCTGACTCCAACCAGTTCCAACATCCCAGGTTCTAATCAGTCGCTGTCAGCTCGTACTTCGCCACAGTCAAGCGGCCTCTCCACGCCGCACTCCAGCATGTACGGAGGGGAGTTGGGTGGAGACGGGCTTGCCCTTGACAACCGGACTCAAAGCATTCTGATCGAGTCCACGGCGAATCAGGACAG CTCAGAGGGGCGGAGCAAAAAGCAGAGCGGTGCAGAGGATCTTCGACTGGCTCTCCGTCGCCTGTCACTGCGCCGGCAGAACAACCTGAGCGAAAGGCATTTCTTTGAGGAGGAGCGTGATCGTCGGGGAGGAGGACACCGTGGCATGTTGGGTCAGGAGAGCCACATCACCCCGTCTGAGACCATCATGTCACTGGGAAACCTTCATCTGTGGGCCTCTAGGGGGCCCTACCTTCCTGACAAGCTCCAGATTGTCAAACCTCTTGAAG GTTCTGCCACTCTCCATCACTGGCAGCAGCTGGCTCAGCCTCATCTTGGCGTGATTCTTGACCCCAGACCTGGGGTTGTGTCCAAAGGATATCGACCTCTAGAACTGGAGCTGGAGCAG GTGTATCCGTGGGGAGGTTTTGAGGAGGATGAACCTCGAGGTCAGTACTTCCAAAATTTACCCATCTCCTCAGCCGTGGGTTCCCCTGCCCTCCCCTGCGCCTCCAGCAGTGCTGACCCCAACATCACTCAGCCAGCAGCAGGGTTGGCTCCACTGTCTCCACCCTCtccatctccttctcctcatctcAGTAACACAGATGCTTTCG CTGCCTACTATCCCGGCAAGAGCATGGCTCACACCAGCTCGACTTACACCTTCACCACCTGCAGGATCCTCCACCCTACCGACGAGCAGACGAGGGTCACTCCCAG TGTCAATCCCATCCCGGCGTCGTCCGCTTGTGTGATGACCAGCAGTCTTTTGGGTACTCCTGCTGCCACACCTTGTACTCCACACAGACTCAGTCTGAGACCCTCAGAGTCCTCGACTAACCTCAG GGATGCAACTCGCACCACCAGCACCTCTCTTGGGCTTGTGCGCCTTCTGCAGGAGAGAGGCATCTCTGCAGCCATGTACCACCAGAGTCCAGAGCACACTCAGAGCAGTGACGGGGTCCTACTCAGCACTTCCATAACACCAAACACACCACGTGATCATAACTCTTTGCGTCCCTCGACCCCTCCTAACTCACCGACCGGTCAAGGTGTGGTGCAGACCTCAGAGGGCTTTGACTTCAAAAGTCCATCGTATGACAACTTCCTAGCGTCCAAGCCAGCACGCTCCATCCTGAAGGAAGTGACCCGAGGGATGCGTGGGAGACAGAGGGGAAGAGACTGTGAGAGCCAGACGGACGTCAGTGTCACCGTCCACAACCTTAACTTACTGGACAAAGTCAAGCGCCTGGGTGTGGCTGGAGCCCCAGGAAGTAGCCGAGCGGTGAGCCCCAGTCCCATCCTTGGCCCACTTGGGGGGCTGCGGCGCTCGGTGTCCCCCTTCGGACCGGATGGGATGAGGCGGAACAGGAGCTACCCAGCCATGGTGGGAGCTAGCATGGCCATGAAAGCACCCGGACCCCCAGAGTAG
- the si:dkey-166k12.1 gene encoding solute carrier family 22 member 13, whose amino-acid sequence MNFDQILAAIDGFGKYQKILYIWICLPQILLAFHMMASVFTGATPPHRCRENSSSIAENGTWISAGLRQNFSLQEFQCVSVKVRPQDNHTEVLPCSHGWVYSKETFESTTVTEWDLVCDRAGLNSLSSSIYMSGLLVGSVVLGAMADRYGRRFVLLLSLALQTVFGVAVAFAPSFTVYTMLRFVVGMTISGIIINAFVLGTEWTCTKRRMLAGITTDYAFGLGYMLLAGVAYLIRDWRKLQLAISAPGFLFIFYIWVLPHSARWLLANDRREEAIALLRKAALVNGRVLPPSLQVEKCDNFAGQKQSHSAVDLIRTPQMRKRSIILFYLWFVNVLVYYGLSLGASRMGTNLYLTQFVFGLVEIPARTLVLLVLPWSRRFSQSGFMAVGGFACLLMLTVPQEHPIVLTSLAMVGKFGITASFAVIYVYTAEIFPTVLRQTGIGTSSMFARMGGVLAPIINMLHDHNPAIPLIIFGLAPLVGAVLATALPETAGKPLPDTVEDAENWDSSTTLNKEDPEMCQDAVLKPELQPLSSQS is encoded by the exons atgaatTTCGACCAGATCCTCGCCGCCATCGACGGGTTTGGCAAGTACCAGAAGATTCTATACATTTGGATCTGTTTGCCCCAGATCTTGCTCGCGTTCCACATGATGGCGAGCGTGTTTACCGGAGCCACGCCGCCTCATCGATGCCGTGAAAACTCCAGCTCCATTGCCGAGAATGGGACCTGGATCTCTGCTGGGCTCCGACAGAACTTCAGCCTCCAAGAAtttcagtgtgtgtcagtgaaagTCCGGCCACAGGACAACCACACTGAGGTTCTCCCATGCAGCCACGGATGGGTGTACAGCAAGGAGACCTTTGAGAGCACCACAGTCACAGAG TGGGACCTGGTGTGCGACCGAGCCGGCCTGAACAGTCTCAGCTCCTCCATCTACATGTCCGGCCTGTTGGTGGGCTCAGTGGTGCTCGGTGCGATGGCTGACAG ATATGGACGACGGTTTGTGCTTCTGCTGTCGCTGGCTCTTCAGACTGTGTTTGGGGTTGCTGTGGCCTTTGCTCCCAGCTTCACAGTCTACACCATGCTTCGCTTCGTTGTGGGAATGACGATCTCTGGAATCATCATCAACGCCTTTGTGCTAG GCACCGAATGGACATGCACCAAGAGACGTATGCTTGCTGGCATCACCACCGACTATGCGTTTGGCCTGGGCTACATGCTGCTGGCTGGTGTTGCGTATCTGATACGTGACTGGAGAAAGCTGCAGTTGGCCATATCAGCCCCGGGTTTCCTTTTTATCTTCTATATTTG GGTGCTTCCACACTCTGCAAGGTGGTTACTCGCCAACGACAGACGGGAGGAAGCCATCGCCCTGCTCCGCAAGGCAGCGCTTGTCAATGGCCGGGTTCTACCTCCTTCGCTTCAG GTGGAGAAGTGTGACAATTTTGCGGGGCAGAAGCAAAGCCACTCGGCTGTGGATCTGATCCGGACACCTCAGATGAGAAAGCGAAGCATCATCTTGTTCTACCTGTG GTTTGTGAATGTGCTGGTGTACTACGGACTCTCTCTTGGGGCGTCTCGGATGGGGACCAACCTCTACCTGACCCAGTTTGTCTTCGGGTTGGTGGAGATTCCGGCGCGaactctggtgctgcttgtcCTGCCATGGAGCCGACGGTTCTCGCAGAGCGGCTTCATGGCTGTTGGAGGGTTTGCTTGTCTGCTCATGCTCACTGTCCCTCAAG AGCATCCCATTGTCCTCACCAGTCTTGCAATGGTGGGAAAGTTTGGTATCACAGCCTCCTTCGCTGTCATCTATGTATACACCGCTGAGATCTTCCCCACTGTGCTAAG ACAAACAGGCATTGGCACGTCCAGCATGTTTGCCAGGATGGGAGGTGTGTTAGCTCCCATTATCAACATGCTTCATGACCATAACCCCGCTATACCGCTGATCATCTTCGGATTGGCTCCGTTAGTTGGAGCTGTTTTGGCCACAGCTCTGCCCGAAACAGCAGGGAAACCACTCCCTGACACAGTGGAGGACGCCGAGAACTGGGACTCCAG CACGACCTTAAACAAGGAAGACCCAGAGATGTGCCAAGATGCGGTGCTGAAACCAGAGCTGCAGCCTCTATCAAGCCAAAGCTGA